Proteins encoded together in one Mycobacterium simiae window:
- a CDS encoding ferredoxin: MRVWVDDQRCRGHGMCLTLCPDVFSLTDDGYAEAIDAEVPTDLEAAAREAIECCPEQAISEK; the protein is encoded by the coding sequence ATGAGGGTTTGGGTAGACGACCAGCGGTGCCGCGGTCACGGTATGTGTTTGACGCTGTGCCCCGATGTGTTCAGCCTGACCGACGACGGCTATGCCGAAGCGATAGATGCCGAGGTCCCAACGGATTTGGAGGCGGCGGCCCGGGAGGCTATTGAGTGTTGTCCAGAACAAGCCATCAGCGAGAAGTGA
- a CDS encoding DUF1330 domain-containing protein, translated as MSKGPKGYVILTEAIKDPEGMKAYAQAAGSAMSGATILAVDTAPKVIEGSWHGDQTVVLEFESVEAARAWYESEGYQQAAKLRRAAADCNAVILSGF; from the coding sequence GTGTCGAAGGGGCCAAAAGGCTATGTCATCCTGACCGAAGCGATCAAAGACCCGGAGGGCATGAAGGCCTATGCCCAAGCCGCCGGGTCGGCGATGAGCGGGGCGACGATCCTCGCGGTGGACACCGCGCCAAAGGTCATCGAGGGCAGCTGGCACGGGGATCAGACCGTGGTGCTGGAGTTCGAGTCGGTCGAGGCCGCCCGCGCGTGGTATGAGTCCGAGGGATATCAGCAGGCAGCGAAACTGCGGCGGGCCGCCGCTGATTGCAACGCCGTGATCCTCTCCGGGTTCTGA
- a CDS encoding ferredoxin, which yields MTKKIEVDWGLCESNGVCMGINPDIFELGDDDMLTVHREEVTPDIEADVREAVRQCPRQAISIVE from the coding sequence ATGACGAAGAAGATCGAAGTCGACTGGGGACTCTGCGAGAGCAATGGGGTCTGCATGGGCATCAACCCCGACATCTTCGAACTGGGCGACGACGACATGCTGACCGTGCACCGAGAAGAGGTCACCCCGGACATCGAGGCCGACGTGCGCGAGGCCGTGCGGCAATGCCCCCGGCAGGCAATCTCGATCGTGGAGTAG
- a CDS encoding cytochrome P450 — MTKPKVVFDPYSEDYYNNPFDIYRRMREDAPLYYDEKEDFYALTRHVDVAAAFKDFETYSSARGCDLAMVRRGISPEQKSIIFMDPPEHRHMRSLLNKAFTPRAIQSQRETIIEVIDKYLGAADPDNFDVVQDFSGPFPVEVITRMAGVPEEYRQQVRHWIDTSLHHEPGQIEVSEAGMQANIETAMYYFGLIQQRRADPQDDMISRLIAAEIPGEDGQPRKLDDIEITGFATLLGGAGAETVTKLIGNAAVIFARHPDQWQKLLDDPDKIPGAVEELLRYEGPVQYNVRYTLREAHVSGGVIPPGKPVFLCGAAANRDPEAFTDADAFDIERDQTQAQHLGLGYGIHSCLGAALARLESRIALERLLEFMPRYEVDWDGCQRVHMQNVAGWKSVPVKVLR, encoded by the coding sequence GTGACAAAGCCGAAGGTCGTCTTCGATCCGTACTCCGAGGACTATTACAACAACCCCTTCGACATCTACCGGCGGATGCGCGAGGATGCGCCGCTGTACTACGACGAGAAAGAGGACTTCTACGCGCTGACGCGCCACGTCGACGTGGCGGCGGCGTTCAAGGACTTCGAGACGTATTCCTCGGCGCGGGGCTGCGACCTGGCCATGGTGCGCAGAGGCATATCCCCCGAGCAGAAGTCGATCATCTTCATGGACCCGCCGGAGCACCGCCACATGCGCAGCCTGCTCAATAAGGCGTTCACGCCACGCGCCATCCAATCGCAGCGGGAGACCATCATCGAGGTGATCGACAAGTACCTGGGCGCCGCCGACCCCGACAACTTCGACGTCGTCCAGGACTTCTCCGGACCGTTCCCGGTCGAGGTGATCACCCGGATGGCGGGCGTGCCAGAGGAATACCGTCAGCAGGTGCGGCACTGGATCGACACCAGCTTGCATCACGAACCTGGCCAGATCGAGGTCAGCGAGGCCGGCATGCAGGCCAACATCGAGACGGCGATGTACTACTTTGGTCTCATTCAACAGCGGCGCGCCGACCCGCAAGACGACATGATCAGCAGGCTGATCGCGGCCGAGATCCCCGGCGAGGATGGGCAGCCACGCAAGCTTGACGACATCGAAATCACCGGGTTTGCAACGCTTTTAGGCGGCGCCGGCGCGGAGACCGTCACCAAGCTGATCGGCAATGCGGCGGTGATCTTCGCCCGCCACCCCGACCAGTGGCAGAAACTGCTGGACGACCCGGACAAGATTCCCGGTGCGGTGGAAGAGTTACTGCGTTACGAGGGTCCGGTGCAATACAACGTCCGCTACACCCTCAGGGAGGCACACGTCAGCGGGGGCGTGATCCCGCCCGGCAAACCGGTGTTCCTGTGCGGCGCCGCGGCGAACCGTGACCCAGAGGCCTTCACCGACGCCGACGCGTTCGACATCGAGCGCGACCAGACACAGGCCCAGCATCTCGGCCTGGGGTACGGGATTCACAGCTGCCTGGGCGCCGCGCTGGCCCGCCTGGAAAGCCGGATCGCCCTCGAGCGGTTGCTCGAGTTCATGCCGCGCTACGAGGTGGACTGGGACGGGTGCCAGCGGGTGCACATGCAGAACGTGGCGGGCTGGAAGAGTGTGCCCGTCAAGGTACTTCGATAA